The Anaerolineae bacterium genomic interval AACCCACATCTGGATGGCATTGTAGCGGAATGAGCGATCGTGTCACGCTCTCCAGGGGGTGCAATAGCTCTCGCTAGGTGCGAAGCCGAGGCCAACATGACTCGCTGGCCTCGGCTCTGTGCCTGATGGGTACGGAGAATGGATGGGGAAGGGGTTACTCCGTGCCTATCGCCACACCTGGTAGTTGGGCGGCTCTTTGGTGATGATGACGTCGTGCGGGTGAGACTCGATCAGGCCGGCGTTGGTGATGCGGATGAACTTGGCCCTGGCCTGCAGATCAGGAATTGTCCTTGCCCCCACGTAGCCCATGCCCGAGCGAACCCCGCCCAGCATCTGGCTGACATACTCGGACAACTTGCCCTTGTAGGGCACCCGACCCTCTATGCCCTCGGGCGAAATCTTGGTCAGCATGGTGTCCATGCCTGAGCCGTAGCGATCTCGCCCAAGTCCGGCCATGGCCCCGAGGGACCCCATGCCCCGGTAGTCCTTGAAGTACTTGCCTTCCAGGAGGACGACATCCCCGGGGCTCTCCTCCAGACCGGCGAGGAGGTTGCCCAGCATCACGGAGTTGGCCCCGGCAGCCAGGGCCTTGACGATGTCCCCCGAGTACTTGATGCCGCCGTCGGCGATCACTGGGACGCCCTTATCCGCCGCCGCTTGGGCGCACTGCCAAATGGCTGTCACCTGAGGCACCCCTACTCCCGCCACCACTCGGGTGGTACAGATGGAGCCTGCACCCACGCCGACTTTGACCGCATCCGCGCCGGCGGCGATCAGGTCCAGTGTCCCTTCCCGGGTGACCACGTTGCCGGAGATCAACTGAAGGTGGGGATGACGACTCTTCACGTATTCTGTCATCTCCAGCACGCCCTTGGTATGGCCGTGAGCGGTATCAATGACTATTGCGTCCACTCCGGCGCGTACCAGCTCCTCCAGTCGCTCCTTGGCGTCACCGGTGACGCCGATGGCCGCGCCCACCAGCAGCCGGCCGCCGGCATCCTGAGCAGCATTGGGGAAGTCGAGCTTCTTCTGGATGTCCTTGACCGTGATGAGACCGCGCAGGACGAAGTCATCATCCACCAGAGGCAGCTTCTCGATGCGGTGTCGCTGCAGGATGGCCTTGGCTTGCTCCAGGGTAGTCCCCAGAGGAGCGGTGATGAGTCCTTCTTTGGTCATGTACTCGCTGACGGGGCGGGTGAGGTCCTCGGCGAAGCGGATGTCCCGGTTGGTGAGAATGCCAACCAGCCGATTACCGTCCTCGACGATGGGCACCCCCGAGATATGGTATCGGCTCATGATAGCCTCGGCCTGGGCCAGGGTGGCGTCAGGTCCCAGGGTGATGGGGTCCACGATCATCCCCGACTCACTGCGCTTGACCTTGTCCACCTCCTCCGCTTGCCTCTCGATGGTCATATTGCGGTGAAGGATGCTCAGGCCTCCCTCGCGCGCCAGCGCGATGGCCATTCGGGACTCGGACACCGTGTCCATGGCAGCCGACAGGATGGGGATGTTCAGACGGAGGCCGCGAGTTGCCTGCACCTGCAAGGAGACTTCCGAAGGTAAGATGGCCGACTTCTGTGGCACCAGGAGGACGTCGTCGAAAGTCAGGGCCTCGTAAGCAGCGAACTCAGGGACCATGAGCCACCACCTCCCAATGGTAGAGCAACGATACCGCCCGCGCCGACTGCCGTCTCCTGTGGCGGGATAAGAGTAACCAACCATTTTGCCACAGCGGCGCCCCCGGAGCAAAGGGAGCCTGACCTCG includes:
- the guaB gene encoding IMP dehydrogenase, producing MVPEFAAYEALTFDDVLLVPQKSAILPSEVSLQVQATRGLRLNIPILSAAMDTVSESRMAIALAREGGLSILHRNMTIERQAEEVDKVKRSESGMIVDPITLGPDATLAQAEAIMSRYHISGVPIVEDGNRLVGILTNRDIRFAEDLTRPVSEYMTKEGLITAPLGTTLEQAKAILQRHRIEKLPLVDDDFVLRGLITVKDIQKKLDFPNAAQDAGGRLLVGAAIGVTGDAKERLEELVRAGVDAIVIDTAHGHTKGVLEMTEYVKSRHPHLQLISGNVVTREGTLDLIAAGADAVKVGVGAGSICTTRVVAGVGVPQVTAIWQCAQAAADKGVPVIADGGIKYSGDIVKALAAGANSVMLGNLLAGLEESPGDVVLLEGKYFKDYRGMGSLGAMAGLGRDRYGSGMDTMLTKISPEGIEGRVPYKGKLSEYVSQMLGGVRSGMGYVGARTIPDLQARAKFIRITNAGLIESHPHDVIITKEPPNYQVWR